One part of the Bradyrhizobium sp. CB1650 genome encodes these proteins:
- a CDS encoding recombinase family protein: MGNWLIVPKGTGLAKRTRARLAAQYVRMSRELQRYSIKNQLAAIAAYAEANTLTIVRTYADEGRSGCDAVAKADAVAGNLARLAADRVAAPHNDQQISAAQKV, translated from the coding sequence ATGGGAAACTGGCTAATCGTTCCGAAAGGGACGGGCCTCGCGAAGCGGACCCGGGCCCGCTTGGCCGCGCAATACGTTCGGATGTCGAGGGAGCTCCAGCGCTACTCGATCAAGAACCAGCTCGCGGCCATTGCCGCCTATGCCGAGGCGAACACTCTCACGATCGTCCGCACCTATGCCGACGAAGGCCGCAGCGGCTGCGATGCCGTTGCCAAAGCCGATGCGGTTGCTGGGAATCTCGCTCGCCTCGCTGCAGACAGAGTCGCAGCTCCCCACAACGACCAGCAGATCTCCGCGGCACAGAAAGTCTGA
- a CDS encoding NADP-dependent oxidoreductase, giving the protein MIPSSIIRDAPEERTLSTMMAWRVREFGPPEIMKFERVPRPEPHAGEVLVKLKAAGVGPWDGWIRAGKSALPQPLPLTLGSDLSGEIVTVGPDVAELAVGDQVYGVTNPQFVGAYAEYAVASAGMVSPKPSALTHVEAASLPVVSVTAWQALFDQAQLKAGQTVVIHGAAGNVGSHAIQLARHAGLQTIATVSTDDISAVRNLGANTVIDYRTQRFEEVVRDADAVIDLVGGETQTRSFQVLRRGGRLVSAVSRPDQELATRYGIDANFFLVNVTNQYLREIARLVDDGKLRTRVGAVLPLADAREAHLMLERVRPQPKGKIVLDVGAS; this is encoded by the coding sequence ATGATTCCGAGCAGCATCATTCGTGACGCACCTGAAGAACGAACTCTTTCGACAATGATGGCTTGGCGCGTTCGCGAGTTCGGGCCACCAGAGATCATGAAGTTCGAGCGCGTTCCTCGGCCTGAGCCACACGCTGGCGAAGTCCTGGTCAAACTCAAAGCCGCTGGGGTCGGACCATGGGATGGCTGGATCAGGGCCGGCAAGAGCGCTTTGCCGCAACCGCTTCCTCTCACTTTGGGTTCGGATCTTTCCGGTGAAATCGTCACGGTGGGCCCTGACGTCGCCGAGTTAGCCGTAGGAGATCAAGTGTACGGTGTTACGAACCCGCAGTTCGTCGGGGCCTACGCCGAATACGCTGTTGCTTCCGCAGGGATGGTTTCACCTAAGCCAAGCGCGCTAACCCACGTTGAAGCGGCTTCCCTTCCTGTCGTTTCGGTGACTGCATGGCAGGCGTTGTTCGATCAGGCCCAGCTCAAAGCAGGTCAAACGGTGGTAATTCACGGAGCAGCGGGCAATGTCGGATCCCATGCGATTCAACTGGCCCGTCACGCGGGCCTGCAAACCATCGCAACCGTATCGACGGACGATATTTCCGCTGTGCGCAACCTCGGCGCAAACACCGTCATTGATTACCGGACCCAGCGCTTTGAGGAAGTAGTACGCGATGCGGACGCCGTCATTGATCTGGTTGGGGGCGAAACCCAAACCCGTTCGTTCCAGGTCCTTCGTCGCGGCGGCAGGCTGGTCTCCGCGGTGTCCCGCCCGGATCAGGAACTAGCTACGCGCTATGGTATCGACGCCAATTTCTTTCTGGTCAACGTCACGAATCAGTATCTGAGGGAGATCGCCCGCCTCGTTGACGATGGAAAGCTACGGACAAGGGTGGGGGCAGTCTTACCCCTCGCGGATGCGCGCGAGGCTCATTTGATGCTGGAACGCGTGCGGCCTCAGCCCAAAGGAAAGATCGTGCTCGACGTCGGAGCAAGTTGA
- a CDS encoding HD domain-containing protein, whose product MTTPNLAQALVIPDSLLAKEATDILREHSTDLLFNHSIRVYLFAAEQGRQRNLRFDRELLYVAAAFHDLGLIKKFSSPDERFEVDGANAARQFLSTHNIAEDQVQTVWEAIALHTTPGIPKYMGAEVALLNSGVLLDVIGVGFDQFPAELRDEIVAKYPRTNFKEGFIQEYFAGFAHKPATTYGTVNAAVCERFIPGFKSPNACDLIAASPFPDSPHKGHHHD is encoded by the coding sequence ATGACAACCCCAAATCTCGCCCAGGCTCTCGTCATTCCCGATTCCTTGCTTGCCAAAGAGGCGACAGACATCCTGCGCGAACATTCCACCGATCTGCTGTTTAATCATTCGATCCGAGTCTACCTGTTCGCTGCTGAGCAGGGTCGTCAGAGGAATCTGCGCTTCGACCGTGAGCTTCTGTACGTCGCCGCCGCATTTCACGATCTTGGCCTCATCAAGAAGTTCTCGAGCCCAGACGAGCGCTTCGAGGTCGATGGCGCAAATGCCGCGCGGCAGTTTCTTAGCACCCATAACATCGCTGAAGATCAGGTGCAGACCGTCTGGGAAGCGATCGCGCTGCACACCACTCCCGGCATCCCGAAGTACATGGGTGCTGAAGTCGCACTCCTGAACTCCGGTGTGCTTCTCGATGTCATCGGGGTGGGGTTCGATCAGTTCCCAGCGGAGCTGCGCGATGAAATCGTCGCCAAGTACCCGCGCACAAATTTCAAAGAAGGCTTCATTCAGGAGTATTTCGCCGGTTTTGCGCACAAGCCGGCGACCACCTACGGCACCGTCAACGCCGCTGTCTGCGAACGTTTTATCCCCGGGTTCAAGAGCCCCAACGCCTGCGACCTGATCGCTGCGTCGCCCTTCCCGGATTCCCCGCATAAGGGTCACCATCATGACTAG
- a CDS encoding cupin domain-containing protein, whose product MRTATVPLIAAAIALGASPAIAQNGEQVKVAFAHALPNLEGKRLVAVTVTYPPGAKSLAHHHAASAFIYAYVLSGAIRSQVGEEPAKIYHAGESFYEMPGSHHRISENASDNESASLLAVFVVDSKDEPLTTPDKAPGSQ is encoded by the coding sequence TTGCGGACGGCCACCGTCCCGCTGATAGCAGCAGCGATCGCCCTGGGAGCTTCACCAGCGATCGCGCAGAACGGGGAGCAGGTGAAAGTCGCCTTCGCGCACGCACTGCCGAACCTCGAAGGAAAGAGGCTGGTTGCCGTGACGGTCACCTATCCTCCCGGAGCCAAGTCGCTGGCTCATCACCACGCAGCGTCGGCCTTTATCTATGCCTATGTGCTGTCCGGGGCCATCCGCAGTCAAGTCGGCGAGGAACCCGCGAAGATCTATCACGCAGGCGAAAGCTTTTACGAAATGCCCGGTTCGCATCACAGGATCAGTGAGAACGCGAGTGACAACGAGTCCGCCAGCTTGCTGGCAGTCTTCGTCGTGGATTCGAAGGACGAGCCCTTGACCACGCCAGACAAGGCGCCGGGATCACAATAA
- a CDS encoding GlxA family transcriptional regulator: MPVQAVAIVVCEGVQALDVAGPMDVFSEANTFLGSADRYETVLVAAHCEPLRASNGIRMVADLTFEEAAGGFDIVLVAGTPTPPEAEPEPGLLRWVKELPWRSSVYGSICTGAFVLGYAGLLDDRRVTTHWQDAQALAARFPKAKVEPDLIYVRDGRLITAAGVTAGIDLGLALVGQRHGAETALKVAKRLVVVAQRQGGQSQFSPYLTAPADPESPIARIQDHVMANIGDRHTLESLAAVVGMSSRNLARHFGQVTGTTPHEFIERARVDAARMMLEASDRPLKAIAFDCGFGSADRMRIVFSTRLGVTPVQYRASFRRAESE, translated from the coding sequence GTGCCGGTACAAGCTGTCGCGATCGTCGTCTGTGAGGGGGTCCAGGCCCTGGACGTGGCGGGTCCGATGGACGTGTTCAGTGAGGCGAACACGTTTCTCGGCAGCGCGGATCGCTACGAAACCGTGTTGGTTGCTGCTCACTGCGAACCGCTGCGCGCGTCGAACGGCATACGGATGGTCGCCGACCTGACCTTCGAGGAGGCGGCGGGCGGCTTCGACATAGTCCTGGTGGCCGGCACTCCGACGCCACCGGAAGCGGAACCGGAACCGGGCCTGCTTCGGTGGGTCAAGGAGCTGCCGTGGCGCTCGAGCGTTTATGGCTCGATCTGCACAGGAGCTTTTGTGCTGGGCTATGCCGGCCTCCTCGACGATCGGCGTGTCACGACCCATTGGCAGGATGCACAGGCACTGGCGGCGAGATTCCCGAAGGCGAAAGTCGAACCGGACTTGATATATGTGCGCGATGGACGGCTGATCACCGCGGCGGGTGTGACGGCTGGGATAGATCTGGGCTTGGCACTCGTCGGGCAGCGGCACGGCGCGGAAACGGCTCTCAAGGTTGCCAAGCGTCTGGTCGTGGTTGCCCAGCGCCAGGGCGGACAGTCGCAGTTCAGTCCCTATCTCACGGCACCTGCCGATCCGGAATCGCCCATCGCACGCATCCAGGACCACGTCATGGCGAACATTGGGGATCGCCATACGCTGGAGTCGCTTGCCGCTGTCGTCGGAATGAGCTCCCGGAATCTGGCCCGGCATTTCGGGCAAGTGACCGGGACCACACCGCACGAATTTATCGAGCGCGCCCGCGTTGATGCCGCGCGCATGATGCTGGAAGCGAGCGACCGACCGCTAAAGGCCATTGCCTTCGATTGCGGCTTCGGATCGGCGGACCGGATGAGGATCGTATTCAGCACCCGTCTTGGTGTGACTCCCGTCCAATATCGCGCCAGCTTCCGCCGGGCGGAATCGGAATAG
- a CDS encoding HD domain-containing protein — protein sequence MSEIIAGIRVPDSAIVRAATQLVRDTEDDLLYNHSRRVFLWGALTGERRGLKYDPELLYLGAMFHDMGLTEKYSSPDLRFEVDGANAARKFMKSYGVPERDIEDVWTAIALHTTPGIPEHMRPTIALVTAGVEMDVLGIAYHDFSQEQRDHVCVHHPRETNFKENIIDHFANGIIKKPLTTFGNVKADVLALKDMNYVRQNFCSIILGSAWPN from the coding sequence ATGTCCGAGATCATCGCCGGCATCCGCGTTCCCGACAGTGCTATCGTCCGCGCCGCTACGCAGCTTGTGCGCGATACCGAAGACGACCTGCTCTACAACCACAGTCGCCGGGTCTTCCTGTGGGGCGCTCTCACGGGCGAGCGCCGCGGGCTGAAATACGACCCGGAACTGCTTTACCTCGGCGCCATGTTCCACGACATGGGTCTGACCGAGAAATATTCGAGCCCTGATTTGCGCTTCGAGGTCGACGGCGCCAATGCCGCTCGCAAATTCATGAAAAGCTACGGCGTGCCCGAGCGTGACATCGAGGACGTCTGGACTGCAATCGCGCTCCACACCACGCCGGGGATCCCCGAGCATATGCGCCCGACCATCGCGCTGGTGACCGCCGGCGTGGAGATGGATGTGCTCGGCATCGCCTATCACGACTTCTCGCAAGAACAGCGCGACCATGTCTGCGTCCATCACCCACGCGAGACAAATTTCAAGGAAAATATCATCGATCACTTCGCCAACGGTATCATCAAGAAGCCGCTGACGACGTTCGGAAATGTGAAGGCGGACGTCCTGGCGCTGAAGGACATGAACTATGTCCGTCAGAATTTCTGCTCGATCATTCTCGGCTCAGCTTGGCCGAACTGA
- a CDS encoding nitroreductase: MDTSRTSMSGPERAAIGTREGDAVVQSPIDQILVGRFACREFCNAPVPRRTIEQILRIARFAPSGANIQPWHVYVLAGAAKDRVSTALLDAYESARDEHVAEYKYYASDLPDPYLKRRQEFGRLFYGSLGIAQIDIEARRKQTAKNYTFFGAPVGLIVTIDRRLEVGSWLDLGMFVQNVMLAAAARGLQSCPQETFAKYHRILRPLLSIPAEQMVVCGISVGKAKVERPDRLMPRADLDEFATFAGFET, translated from the coding sequence ATGGATACCAGCCGGACGAGCATGTCCGGTCCTGAACGGGCCGCCATCGGCACGCGTGAGGGAGATGCCGTTGTGCAGAGCCCGATCGATCAGATTTTGGTCGGCCGATTTGCGTGCCGCGAGTTTTGCAATGCTCCAGTCCCGCGACGCACAATCGAGCAGATCCTCCGTATCGCAAGGTTCGCTCCCAGCGGTGCGAACATCCAGCCTTGGCACGTCTACGTGCTGGCTGGCGCGGCCAAGGACAGAGTTTCGACAGCGCTGTTGGACGCGTACGAAAGTGCGCGCGACGAGCACGTCGCGGAGTACAAATATTACGCCAGTGATTTACCGGACCCGTACCTCAAACGGCGGCAAGAATTTGGTCGGCTGTTCTACGGATCGCTCGGAATTGCTCAAATCGATATCGAGGCGAGACGCAAACAAACCGCGAAGAACTATACATTCTTCGGTGCGCCGGTGGGATTGATCGTGACCATCGACCGTCGCCTGGAAGTCGGAAGCTGGCTCGACCTCGGAATGTTCGTGCAGAACGTGATGCTCGCGGCGGCGGCACGCGGGCTTCAATCATGCCCGCAGGAAACGTTCGCAAAATACCACCGAATTTTGCGGCCGCTGCTGTCAATTCCGGCGGAGCAGATGGTGGTGTGCGGCATCTCGGTCGGCAAGGCCAAGGTTGAACGGCCGGATAGATTGATGCCGCGGGCGGACCTTGATGAGTTCGCCACGTTCGCAGGGTTCGAAACGTAG
- a CDS encoding DUF4863 family protein, translating to MGSREELIQRSIPFLREVKDMTPGAEMERWLNETYGENSALYQDLARLIKIGVEEGWAANQEVDGPNYRRSRILEPTPETFQFSITAVYMNSADPRRFKDEDDHDVLRGQYHGHPYGELNLVVPLNRGAELKGLQGWQGPGWTAPDPGSRHFPEVRGGAVIALFYLPAGRISYDFEPPTG from the coding sequence ATGGGAAGCCGGGAAGAACTGATTCAGCGCAGCATTCCGTTTCTCCGGGAAGTCAAGGATATGACGCCTGGCGCCGAGATGGAACGTTGGCTCAACGAGACATATGGCGAAAATAGCGCGCTCTACCAAGATCTGGCTCGCCTGATCAAAATCGGGGTCGAGGAGGGATGGGCGGCAAACCAGGAGGTGGACGGCCCGAATTACCGGCGTAGCCGCATCCTGGAGCCCACTCCCGAAACGTTCCAGTTCAGCATCACCGCCGTGTACATGAACAGCGCCGATCCGCGCCGCTTCAAGGACGAAGACGATCACGACGTGTTGCGCGGACAATACCACGGCCATCCCTACGGGGAGCTCAACCTGGTGGTGCCCCTGAACAGGGGCGCGGAGTTGAAGGGATTGCAGGGCTGGCAAGGACCGGGCTGGACGGCGCCCGATCCGGGCAGCAGGCACTTTCCCGAGGTCAGGGGCGGCGCGGTGATCGCGCTGTTCTATCTGCCGGCCGGACGCATCTCCTACGATTTCGAGCCTCCGACTGGATGA
- a CDS encoding AraC family transcriptional regulator, translated as MSQIDWLSHLLQIISVTGQLEVRCAYGAPWRIIWPKAAANEIPYHVIVKGRAIFEDPDSRTVQELGSGDIVLLPHGSSHTLHDGSGKTPASTHQSRGSAGWMLSENGVPGEQLDLLCGRFFVVPPHDRLIRNYLPSNLVVRAMKNYGQEDIASASSQLSGLVSLMRLESAADRAGGRAILNALSSVLFTLVLRAASEAGTSTEGLLALAGNPRLAPAIVAIFADPARPWKLPDLADLCGMSRATFMRQFQDKLGRSALDLLTDLRMSMAANELKKPRISTEAVAEAVGYQSVSAFRRVFAERMGMTPGEWRRLAHNGDESGSSSE; from the coding sequence ATGTCTCAAATCGACTGGTTGAGTCATCTCCTGCAAATCATCAGCGTTACTGGCCAACTTGAGGTCCGTTGCGCCTACGGTGCACCATGGCGGATTATCTGGCCCAAGGCGGCGGCGAACGAGATCCCCTATCATGTCATAGTGAAAGGCCGCGCCATTTTCGAAGATCCTGATTCGAGGACGGTGCAGGAGCTTGGAAGCGGGGATATCGTGCTGCTTCCTCACGGATCATCGCATACGCTGCACGACGGCAGCGGCAAAACGCCCGCCAGCACGCACCAGAGCAGGGGCTCCGCTGGATGGATGTTGAGCGAGAACGGTGTGCCGGGTGAGCAACTCGATCTGCTGTGCGGACGGTTTTTCGTCGTGCCACCCCATGACCGATTGATCCGCAACTACCTGCCATCAAATCTGGTCGTGCGGGCTATGAAGAACTACGGGCAAGAGGACATCGCGTCGGCCTCGAGTCAACTTTCCGGACTGGTCAGCTTGATGCGATTGGAATCCGCAGCTGACAGAGCGGGAGGACGCGCCATTCTCAACGCGCTTTCTTCGGTGTTGTTCACCCTGGTTCTACGCGCCGCGAGCGAAGCCGGCACATCCACCGAAGGCCTGTTGGCCCTCGCCGGCAATCCGAGGTTGGCACCGGCGATTGTGGCGATTTTCGCGGATCCCGCGCGACCCTGGAAGCTTCCCGATCTAGCCGATCTATGCGGCATGTCACGCGCGACATTCATGCGCCAGTTTCAGGACAAGTTAGGCCGCTCCGCCCTCGATCTTTTGACCGATCTTCGCATGAGCATGGCCGCCAACGAGCTCAAGAAGCCGAGGATCAGCACGGAAGCTGTGGCCGAAGCGGTCGGCTATCAATCCGTTTCGGCATTCCGGCGCGTGTTTGCGGAGAGGATGGGGATGACGCCAGGGGAATGGCGCCGACTAGCGCACAATGGCGATGAGTCTGGGTCGTCGTCAGAATGA
- a CDS encoding nitroreductase family protein — MHDTAPTSAHRETSRWLAGPLPTNAVIETILSRSAAKYYDSTATLSDEQIRDLVRIGTSAPTSFHLQNWRFIAVRSSEAKARLLPIAWNQPAITEAAVTFIIIGELADASTVPERLAPVVQAGIMPAHLVPEWEGPARGLYDDHPQRQRDEAVRSATFGAAAIVYAARSLGLGSTPMIGFDAEAVHKEFGLAEDEVPVMLLTVGPERPGNWPQKPRLPVADVLHFA, encoded by the coding sequence ATGCACGACACTGCTCCAACCTCTGCCCACCGCGAAACCTCCCGTTGGCTCGCGGGGCCGCTGCCGACAAACGCCGTCATCGAAACCATTCTGAGCCGTAGCGCTGCGAAGTACTATGACTCAACCGCCACCTTAAGCGATGAGCAGATCCGCGATCTGGTGCGGATAGGTACTTCAGCGCCGACATCCTTCCACCTGCAGAACTGGCGTTTCATCGCCGTGCGCTCAAGCGAAGCAAAGGCGCGGCTGCTTCCGATCGCCTGGAATCAGCCCGCAATCACCGAAGCAGCCGTTACCTTCATCATTATCGGCGAGTTGGCTGATGCCAGCACCGTCCCTGAGCGCCTGGCCCCGGTTGTGCAAGCCGGAATCATGCCGGCGCATCTGGTGCCTGAATGGGAGGGGCCTGCGCGCGGCCTGTACGACGATCATCCGCAGCGCCAGCGCGATGAGGCCGTACGCTCCGCGACGTTCGGCGCCGCAGCTATCGTCTATGCGGCCCGCTCGCTAGGCCTGGGATCGACGCCGATGATCGGGTTCGATGCAGAGGCTGTGCACAAAGAGTTTGGCCTGGCCGAAGACGAAGTCCCGGTCATGCTGCTGACCGTCGGGCCGGAGCGGCCCGGCAACTGGCCGCAGAAGCCGCGCCTGCCCGTGGCTGATGTGCTGCACTTCGCCTGA
- a CDS encoding carboxymuconolactone decarboxylase family protein — protein sequence MARAAALKPEHVPADSKPTLDTFTKNIGFTPNMMAIFAQSPIAFNAWAALLGSLSKALDVKTRDSIGLAVSEVNGCNYCLTVHSFTAEHMAKLSADDIVLARKGHARDPKRDAAVQFARKVAEGRGHVTDADLQVIRDAGYTDANIMEIVALVAMYSLTNFFNNVFQPERDFPAVAPAGTI from the coding sequence ATGGCCAGAGCTGCTGCTCTGAAGCCGGAACACGTTCCGGCCGATTCGAAACCGACCCTCGATACGTTCACCAAGAACATCGGATTCACGCCAAACATGATGGCTATCTTCGCGCAAAGCCCGATCGCGTTCAACGCATGGGCCGCTCTGCTCGGCTCCTTGAGCAAGGCGCTGGACGTCAAGACGCGCGACAGCATCGGCCTCGCTGTCTCCGAGGTGAACGGCTGCAATTACTGCCTGACGGTGCACAGCTTCACCGCGGAGCACATGGCCAAGCTGTCCGCCGACGACATCGTTCTCGCCCGAAAGGGGCATGCCAGAGACCCGAAGCGGGATGCCGCCGTTCAGTTTGCACGCAAGGTCGCCGAGGGCCGTGGCCACGTCACGGACGCCGACCTGCAAGTCATCCGCGATGCGGGCTACACGGATGCGAACATCATGGAGATCGTCGCGCTTGTGGCCATGTACTCGCTGACGAACTTCTTCAACAACGTGTTCCAGCCCGAGAGGGATTTCCCGGCCGTGGCACCGGCCGGAACGATCTGA
- a CDS encoding NADP-dependent oxidoreductase → MKAIIVTDQAAGFAGMKLVDRPKPQPAINDVVVEVHASGFVPTELEWPSTWTDRRERDRTPSIPGHEFAGIVTALGYGTTGLSVGQRVFGLADWYRDGSLAEYIAIEARNLAPLPGDVDFKVGASLPISGLTAWQGLFQHGRLQGGQSVLAHGAAGAVGSMVVQLAREAGAYVIGTGRAADRQKALDFGANEFVDLENEALKNVGAVDLAFDVIGGDIQKQSAALVRAGGTLVSVVGPAEARPRDGLAIDFVAEADRGQLSEIVERVRDGRLRTNIGKVSSLDEALATFNSAQRRQGKTIIQVHP, encoded by the coding sequence ATGAAAGCGATTATTGTGACGGACCAGGCTGCCGGCTTTGCCGGGATGAAGCTGGTGGACCGGCCCAAACCTCAACCAGCGATCAACGACGTTGTCGTAGAGGTTCATGCATCGGGATTCGTTCCGACGGAATTGGAATGGCCCTCGACCTGGACCGATCGCCGCGAGCGAGACAGAACTCCGTCGATCCCTGGGCACGAATTCGCCGGCATCGTCACGGCGCTTGGCTATGGCACGACGGGATTGTCGGTGGGACAGCGCGTATTCGGCCTTGCCGATTGGTACCGCGATGGCTCGCTCGCCGAATATATTGCCATCGAGGCGCGCAATCTGGCGCCCTTGCCGGGTGATGTCGATTTCAAGGTGGGCGCGAGTCTGCCGATCTCGGGCTTGACGGCATGGCAAGGGCTTTTCCAACACGGCCGTCTTCAGGGTGGCCAGAGCGTGCTTGCGCATGGCGCGGCCGGCGCGGTCGGCTCTATGGTCGTTCAACTCGCGCGAGAGGCTGGTGCCTATGTCATTGGAACAGGACGTGCGGCCGACCGGCAGAAAGCGCTCGACTTCGGCGCGAATGAATTCGTCGACCTGGAGAACGAGGCGCTCAAAAATGTCGGTGCGGTCGATCTCGCATTCGACGTCATCGGCGGCGACATCCAGAAGCAGTCTGCAGCACTTGTGAGAGCCGGAGGCACGCTGGTGAGTGTCGTCGGCCCGGCGGAGGCTCGGCCGCGGGACGGTTTGGCCATCGACTTCGTCGCGGAGGCCGATCGAGGCCAATTGAGCGAGATCGTCGAGAGGGTGCGGGACGGACGACTTCGGACAAACATCGGAAAGGTCTCCTCTCTGGACGAGGCGCTCGCCACCTTCAACTCCGCCCAGCGACGTCAAGGTAAGACGATCATTCAGGTCCATCCCTAA
- a CDS encoding SOS response-associated peptidase family protein, whose amino-acid sequence MCNLYSITTNQAAISALFRVVNRYVGNLAPMPGVFPDYTAPIVRTGPDGRELATARWGMPSSSKALMDATKKRAEKLQAKGKAVDFKELLRMEPDGGTTNIRNVKSKHWTRWLGPEHRCLVPFNSFSEFNKAEGGDIWFALDESRPLVCFAGIWTNWTSVRKVKEGETANDLYAFLTTEPNAEVGAIHPKAMPVILTTPEEVETWMTAPPDEALRLQRPLPDGTLKIVARGVKEDPAPAA is encoded by the coding sequence TTGTGCAATCTCTACTCGATCACCACAAACCAGGCCGCCATCAGCGCGCTGTTCCGTGTCGTCAATCGGTACGTCGGCAACCTTGCGCCGATGCCCGGCGTCTTTCCCGACTACACGGCGCCGATCGTCCGGACCGGTCCCGATGGCCGCGAGCTCGCGACTGCGCGCTGGGGCATGCCGTCGTCATCGAAAGCGCTCATGGACGCGACGAAGAAGCGCGCCGAGAAGCTGCAAGCCAAGGGTAAGGCCGTGGATTTCAAGGAGCTGCTCCGGATGGAGCCCGACGGCGGCACGACCAACATCCGCAACGTGAAGAGCAAACACTGGACGCGCTGGCTGGGTCCCGAGCACCGCTGCCTGGTGCCGTTCAATTCGTTCAGCGAGTTCAACAAGGCCGAGGGCGGCGACATCTGGTTCGCACTCGACGAGAGCCGTCCGCTCGTCTGCTTCGCCGGCATCTGGACCAACTGGACCTCGGTCCGAAAGGTCAAGGAAGGCGAGACCGCCAACGACCTCTACGCGTTCCTGACGACGGAGCCGAACGCGGAGGTCGGTGCCATCCATCCGAAGGCGATGCCGGTGATCCTGACGACGCCCGAGGAGGTCGAGACCTGGATGACCGCGCCGCCAGACGAGGCGCTGCGGCTGCAGAGGCCGTTGCCGGACGGGACGCTGAAGATCGTGGCCCGCGGCGTGAAGGAGGACCCCGCGCCGGCCGCGTAG
- a CDS encoding response regulator, with translation MLEVGVSRVVLVVDDEPLVLDVTTQMLEDLGCDVVTAGSGGEALARLSDDRRIEILITDLNMPGMDGYELADQAARLRPDLRILLLSGRERDGHGLPILRKPFLEEDLARTMSQTTGLR, from the coding sequence GTGCTGGAGGTTGGCGTGTCACGCGTGGTCCTGGTGGTCGATGATGAGCCGTTGGTGCTCGATGTGACGACACAGATGCTGGAGGATCTCGGGTGCGACGTGGTGACTGCCGGCAGCGGAGGCGAAGCCTTAGCCCGCCTTTCCGACGACCGGCGGATCGAGATCCTGATAACCGATCTCAACATGCCCGGGATGGACGGCTACGAACTGGCTGACCAGGCGGCGCGTCTTCGTCCCGATCTTCGGATCCTCCTGCTCTCGGGCCGCGAACGCGATGGCCACGGCCTTCCGATCCTCCGCAAGCCCTTTCTCGAAGAGGATCTCGCGCGGACCATGAGCCAGACCACCGGGCTGCGCTAG
- a CDS encoding CsbD family protein, which yields MDREHVKGAADKAKGSVKQGAGKLTGDKELEREGQADKAKGDVHKAAGNIKDAARNAADSLKK from the coding sequence ATGGATCGCGAGCACGTGAAGGGAGCTGCTGACAAAGCCAAGGGCTCCGTAAAACAGGGCGCTGGTAAGCTCACCGGCGACAAGGAATTGGAACGCGAAGGCCAAGCCGACAAGGCAAAAGGTGACGTGCACAAGGCGGCCGGTAACATCAAAGATGCCGCGCGCAATGCCGCCGATAGCCTTAAGAAGTAG